In the genome of Colletotrichum lupini chromosome 8, complete sequence, one region contains:
- a CDS encoding Ras family protein, with product MSSNRNYDFLIKLLLIGDSGVGKSCCLLRFSEDSFTPSFITTIGIDFKIRTIELDGKRVKLQIWDTAGQERFRTITTAYYRGAMGILLVYDVTDERSFNNIRTWFANVEQHATEGVNKILIGNKCDWEEKRVVSTERGQQLADELGIPFLEVSAKSNINIDKAFYSLAADIKKRLIDNQKNEQPAASGVNVGESSGAGGNDVLQRHMKTRMEGERDIGIWGFTAGLPAGKDTQRNSVRERRT from the exons ATGTCGAGCAACCGCAACTACGACTTCCTT ATCAAGCTTCTGCTGATCGGCGACTCGGGCGTAGGCAAGTCCTGCTGCCTGTTGCGCTTCAGCGAAGACTCGTTCACGCCGTCCTTTATCACGACCATCGGTATTGATTTCAAGATCCGTACCATCGAGTTGGACGGCAAGCGTGTCAAGCTCCAGATTTGGGATACCGCCGGCCAAGAGCGCTTCCGCACAATCACCACCGCCTACTACCGTGGTGCCATGGGCATTCTCCTTGTCTACGATGTCACCGACGAGCGCTCCTTCAACA ACATCCGCACCTGGTTCGCCAACGTCGAGCAACATGCCACCGAGGGCGTCAACAAGATTCTCATCGGCAACAAGTGCGATTGGGAAGAGAAGCGTGTCGTCTCGACCGAGCGCGGTCAGCAGCTCGCCGACGAGCTCGGCATCCCCTTCCTCGAGGTCTCAGCCAAGAGCAACATCAACATCGACAAGGCCTTTTACTCACTCGCCGCCGATATCAAGAAGCGTCTAATCGACAACCAGAAAAACGAGCAACCCGCTGCCTCGGGCGTTAACGTCGGCGAGTCAAGTGGAGCCGGCGGAAA CGACGTCCTACAGAGGCACATGAAGACGCGCATGGAAGGAGAGAGAGACATTGGCATATGGGGCTTCACAGCGGGTCTGCCCGCCGGAAAGGACACGCAGAGGAACTCGGTGAGAGAGAGGAGGACATGA